DNA from Leptospira mayottensis 200901116:
TGCTTCCAATGCAAAAGTTCAAGGCGTGCATAAGTTTCAAAAGACGTTCGGTGGTTCCGTTTTTATTTTTACTTTCGGAACGAGTCTTGCTTTTGCAAATGCTTGGCATGATATGAAAGAATACGAATCCATGAAAAAGGAGAACCAACCCGAGTCACCCCCTGTCGAACCAACATCCACAGATTCTCTCGGCTTTGGAAATTCTCTGCCCATCTCCAATGCGGGGGCCTCCGGGATTCCAGGAAGAGAATATAAACTGGAGATTTCGTTTTTTAACGTTAGCTTCTAATGAATTCTATCAAAGAGATAATATTCAATTTATCAAATATTTGGTACAATGTAGCTCTTTTTTATCAGTCTAAAATTTATCCTCTTTTAAGAATCTACTACTCGATCTGCGGAAGTATTTCTCTTTGTCTTTTGATTTTAATCTACGGATTTTATTATCCTCACGAATGGACGCATTGGATTCGACTACTCGTAAACGTAATTGTGGTATCGCTTGTGGTTTATGAGGTCCTTTCGTTTATTTTTGTTGTTGGAAACCTATTCAGTTATCTCAAAACTCATAAGACGGAAGCGATCGTAGTTTTTCTGATCGTATTCCAGGAGATCATCAGCCAGGAAATCTATGAATTTCTCACTTTAAATTCTTTAAGCGGAGAAGATGCAAGTTTGGCTTTTTTGTCTTTGAGTCAACTCTTTCTTCTATTTAGTAATTTCTCTCGATTGATTCGAAAAACGGAACTTCTAAATTACAGACAGATTAGTCCTTCCTTGGTTATTACGGGAAGTTTCGGAATTTTGATTTTACTTGGTACGCTCGCGTTATCCTTACCGAGAGCCCAAGCCGTTTCAATTCCTACGATAGACGTTTTTTTTACGGTTGTAAGTGCGGTTTGTGTTACTGGTTTGAGTACGATATCCGTTGCTTCTCAACTGACTGGGACGGGACAAACGATTCTGATGTTATTGATTCAAATCGGTGGACTTGGTCTTATGACGCTTACCGTTTTTTTTGCGATCTTTTTGGCGGGGCAGGTTAGTGTTACAAACAAACTTCTGATCAAGGATCTGTTTAGTCAGGAAAGTGTGGGACGAGCTTCCTCCGTTTTGAAACAGGTAGCGGCTCAAACTTTTCTCATAGAAGCGGTGGGAGTCCTGTTGATCTTTGTATGTTATCCTGACCAAAGTGAAACGAATCTTAAAAATAAAATCTTCTACTCTTTATTTCATTCGGTGAGTTCTTTTTGTAATGCCGGTTTTTCCACGTTCCCTCAGGGTTTTGCAACCGATTGGATGTCGAACCAAAGAGAGTTTTTATCCATAGTAATGGTTCTGATCGTACTCGGTGGATTAGGATTTCCTACGGTGAATCATCTGATTCATTGGATGTTGAAGATCGGAGATTATCCCAAAAGGATGGAACTGGGAGCCAAGTTGATTCTTACCATATCGGCCGGTTTGATTGTGTTCGGAACGGTTTTGTATTACGTGTTGGAAATGAATAACACTCTTTCCGGATTAGGCGTAATGGATGGAATGTTTCATTCTCTTTTTTATTCGATCAGCACTAGAACCGCAGGTTTTAACACATTAGATGTTTCTAAAATGGGAATGCCCATGGTGTTTGTTAGCCTTTTTTTAATGTGGGTCGGAGCTTCTCCGAACGGCACCGGAGGTGGAATCAAAACAACGACACTTGCGGTTGCCATACTTCATCTATTCAATCATATTAGGGGCAAGGAAGAAGTGGAAGTTTTTGGAAGGAAAATTTCCTCTGGTTCCACTTCCAGGGCGTCTGCGGGAATTCTCGTATCTTTATTTCTGATCTTTTGTGGAATTTTCTTTTTAACATGCACCGAAGATTCCGCATTCTTGGATCTCTGTTACGAAGTTGTATCTGCGTTCGGAACCGCGGGACTTTCGAGAGGGATTACGTCCTCTTTGACTTCGGCGGGAAAAATTTTGATTTGTCTGATGATGTTTTGCGGTCGGGTCGGAATGTTAACCATACTGATCGCTTTGGTTCCGAAAGAAAAAAAATCCGGGCTTAAATTTCCGGAAGAATCAATCATAGTCGGTTAAGAGGAGGCGTGTCATAGTGGTCAAAAAGAAAAATAAAACCCTCAAAAAAAGAATCGCCGTCATCGGTTTGGGAGATTTCGGTAAAACTCTGGTAATCTATTTGAACGAGAACGGGCACGAGGTGACGGCGATAGACAAGGACATAAAAATTGTCGAAGAAGTCAAGGATCATTGTGCTCTTGCCGTTTGTGTGGATACGAGCAGTAGATCCTCGTTGGAAGAGTTGGATCTGGAAGACATGGATGAGATCGTTGTAGCCCTCGCGGAAAATTTTGAATCCTTGATCACTACCGCATACAATTTAAAAGATATGAATTTAAAATGTTTGCATGTTCGTTATCATTCCGAATTGAATCGTAAAATTCTTCAGATGATTGGGATCGAAAATCTGTTCAATCCCGAAGAGAGGGCGGCCGCTTCCATGGCGGAACAACTCAGTTATCAAGGGGTAAAAAAGGCGACCCTGTTAAGCGAAGAATACAGTCTTTTCGAAGTGGAAATTTCTCCTCTTCTTTACGGTAAAAAATTAAGAGAACTCAGGCTAAGGGAAAAGTTTCAGATCAATCTAGTCGGAATCAGAAAAGCGGAATCGAACGGAAACGATTCGGAACCCCAAGAAGGTGGCGTTTTTCTCGCGGATTCCAGAACGGTATTTAGAGAGAAGGAAATTTTAATTCTATTCGGAAGTTCTGAAAGTATCAAACGTTTTACGAGTGCTTATCCCATCAAATAAGGAATCTCTGAAAACGAATCAAAGATACCTTAAACAAAAACATTCGTGTCTTGAAATATTTTTTACTATTTTTGATTTCAATATAGTATAAAATCGTTATGCTTCGTTTTAAAGCTTGTTGCAAGAAGTGTGGGGTTTGGATTACGATCGTAAAAAAAACGAGAATCTCATGCTCTCATATCTGTGCTTGAAAGTCGAAGCGACCGCTCAAAGACAACCCGAAAGAAACCGAGATCTTCTATTAAATTCGAAATCATACGGCCATTTTTTTCCGGTAAAAGTCTTAAAGGTATGGCGGATCCAAGT
Protein-coding regions in this window:
- a CDS encoding TrkH family potassium uptake protein, which encodes MNSIKEIIFNLSNIWYNVALFYQSKIYPLLRIYYSICGSISLCLLILIYGFYYPHEWTHWIRLLVNVIVVSLVVYEVLSFIFVVGNLFSYLKTHKTEAIVVFLIVFQEIISQEIYEFLTLNSLSGEDASLAFLSLSQLFLLFSNFSRLIRKTELLNYRQISPSLVITGSFGILILLGTLALSLPRAQAVSIPTIDVFFTVVSAVCVTGLSTISVASQLTGTGQTILMLLIQIGGLGLMTLTVFFAIFLAGQVSVTNKLLIKDLFSQESVGRASSVLKQVAAQTFLIEAVGVLLIFVCYPDQSETNLKNKIFYSLFHSVSSFCNAGFSTFPQGFATDWMSNQREFLSIVMVLIVLGGLGFPTVNHLIHWMLKIGDYPKRMELGAKLILTISAGLIVFGTVLYYVLEMNNTLSGLGVMDGMFHSLFYSISTRTAGFNTLDVSKMGMPMVFVSLFLMWVGASPNGTGGGIKTTTLAVAILHLFNHIRGKEEVEVFGRKISSGSTSRASAGILVSLFLIFCGIFFLTCTEDSAFLDLCYEVVSAFGTAGLSRGITSSLTSAGKILICLMMFCGRVGMLTILIALVPKEKKSGLKFPEESIIVG
- a CDS encoding potassium channel family protein; its protein translation is MVVKKKNKTLKKRIAVIGLGDFGKTLVIYLNENGHEVTAIDKDIKIVEEVKDHCALAVCVDTSSRSSLEELDLEDMDEIVVALAENFESLITTAYNLKDMNLKCLHVRYHSELNRKILQMIGIENLFNPEERAAASMAEQLSYQGVKKATLLSEEYSLFEVEISPLLYGKKLRELRLREKFQINLVGIRKAESNGNDSEPQEGGVFLADSRTVFREKEILILFGSSESIKRFTSAYPIK